A window of Actinomadura viridis genomic DNA:
TTGGTGAGGGGATGGCCGGGGGAGCGCAGGACCTGTCCGGCCGGGCCGTGCTCCACGACGCGTCCTTCGTGGACGACGGCGACGCGGTCGGCGATCCGGGCGACCACCCCGAGGTCGTGGCTGATGAAGACGAGGGTGAGGTCCAGTTCGGCGAGCAGGTCGAGGATGGTGGCCTGGGTGAGGGTGTCGAGGCCGGAGGTGATCTCGTCGCAGATGAGGACCCGCGGCCGGGCGAGCAGGGCGCGGGCGAGGGCGGCGCGCTGGAGCTCGCCGCCGGACAGGCGGTGCGGCCGGTGCCGCGCCACCGACGCGTCCAGGCCCATGCGCTCCAGGCTCTCCAGTGCCTCCGCACGGGCCTGGCCGGGAGGGGCGTCCCGCAGCCGTACGGCGGTCCGCGCCACCTGCTCGTCCACCGGCCGCCACGGGTCGAACGAGGCCCGCGCGTCCTGGAAGACGTACTGCACCAGTGTCCGGTGCTCCCGGGTGCGCCGCCGGGGCCGCGAGGGAAGCGGCACGCCGTCGACGGCGACACCGCCGCCGGTCCAGGGGTGCAGCCCGGCCACGCAGCGGGCCAGCGTCGTCTTCCCGCTGCCCGATCTGCCGACGACGCCGAGCCGTTCCCCCTCGGCCACGTCGAGGCTGACCTGGTGAACGGCGGTCCGGCCCCGGTACGCGGCGGTCAGGTCGCAGATCCGCAGTCGGGGAGCCTCCGGCAGCGAACGGGCGGTCAGGGGCGCGGCGGGATCGGGCTGGGCGGACACCAGGGCCCTGGCGTAGTCGCCACGCGGCGCGTCCAGTACGGTGCGGCCCGATTCGGTGATCTGGCCGTCGCGCAGGACGACGATCTCGTCGGCCAGTGCGCGGACGACGTCCAGGTCGTGGCTGAGGAGGACGAGCGTCACCCCGAGCCCGCGCAGCGTTTCCACAAGTTCGCCACGGGTGATGGCGTCCTGGCCGGTGGTGGGCTCGTCGGCCACGATCACCTTGGGGGAGGTGAGCAGGGCCTGCGCCAGGACGAGCCGCTGCTGCTGCCCGCCCGACAGCTGGTGCGGGAAACGGCGGAGGAACGCCCGGTCCGCGGGCAGCCGCGCGGCGTCGAGCGCGCCGGGTACGCGCGTGCCGTGCAGCCGTGCGATCGCCCTGAGCACCGGCCCGATCCTGCGGGCGGGGTTGAGCACGGACGAGGGATGCTGCGGGATGTAGCCGACGGTGCCGGGTGGAGCGGGCCAGGTTCCGGCGACGCGGATCGTCCCGCTGACCTCGGTGCCCGGGGGATGCTCGCCGAGCAGCGCGAGCCCGGTGGTGGTCTTGCCGCTGCCGGACGCCCCGACCAGGGCCAGGACCCGACCCTCGGCAACGGTGAAGCCGACCCCGTCGACGAGCGTGCGGGCGGCGGAACGGACCCGGAGGTCCACGACTTCGATCATCACGTCACCCTCTCTGGGACGAGGTGCGCCGAGCGGCGCGGCCGGCGGCCGTACCGGCGCGTGCCCAGGGCGCGGTCGAACGCCAGGTTCAGCCCGACCGTGAGCATGACGATCAGCAGCGCGGGGGCGAGCACGGACCAGGGGTTGAGGAACAGCCCGTCGCGGTTGCGGTCGATCATCACGGCCCAGTCGGCGGTGTCGGGGGAGACCCCGATGCCCAGGAACGCGGCGGCGGCCACCAGGTAGAGGGTGCCGGTCAGGCGGGTGCCGACATCGGTGACCAGGGTCCGCAGCGCCGACCGGCCGACGAACAGCACGCCGGTGCGCCACCGGGTCTCGCCCTGCAACCGCATCGCCTCGATCGCCGTCCCGTTCGCCGCATCCAGCGCGGCGGCGCGGGTGACGCGGGCGATGTCGGGCAGGTGGACGAGGACGAGCGCCCCCACCAGGACGGTGCCGGAGCCGATGGTGGCCAGCAGGGTCAGCAGGAGCAGCGACGGTACGGCCAGCAGCATGTCCAGCGGGCGCATCAGCAGTTCGTCGGCGGCGCGCCGCGCCGTCGCGGCG
This region includes:
- a CDS encoding ABC transporter ATP-binding protein — its product is MIEVVDLRVRSAARTLVDGVGFTVAEGRVLALVGASGSGKTTTGLALLGEHPPGTEVSGTIRVAGTWPAPPGTVGYIPQHPSSVLNPARRIGPVLRAIARLHGTRVPGALDAARLPADRAFLRRFPHQLSGGQQQRLVLAQALLTSPKVIVADEPTTGQDAITRGELVETLRGLGVTLVLLSHDLDVVRALADEIVVLRDGQITESGRTVLDAPRGDYARALVSAQPDPAAPLTARSLPEAPRLRICDLTAAYRGRTAVHQVSLDVAEGERLGVVGRSGSGKTTLARCVAGLHPWTGGGVAVDGVPLPSRPRRRTREHRTLVQYVFQDARASFDPWRPVDEQVARTAVRLRDAPPGQARAEALESLERMGLDASVARHRPHRLSGGELQRAALARALLARPRVLICDEITSGLDTLTQATILDLLAELDLTLVFISHDLGVVARIADRVAVVHEGRVVEHGPAGQVLRSPGHPLTKALLGDHPTRTGVTT
- a CDS encoding ABC transporter permease subunit, with protein sequence MRRPPIVPLVLVAVPLVLAVAGPWLAPEASGRGPAFTTDGLLGTDFAGRDVWREVLLGGRNLILVALTATAGAYLLGVPWGLAAATARRAADELLMRPLDMLLAVPSLLLLTLLATIGSGTVLVGALVLVHLPDIARVTRAAALDAANGTAIEAMRLQGETRWRTGVLFVGRSALRTLVTDVGTRLTGTLYLVAAAAFLGIGVSPDTADWAVMIDRNRDGLFLNPWSVLAPALLIVMLTVGLNLAFDRALGTRRYGRRPRRSAHLVPERVT